The stretch of DNA AACGAACTCAATTCAAAACCTCAACATACCTtatccatcatatttattcaagagtatcaatattctattattcctaattttctcataatttttctctattttttcctatttttcctcaataaatccaaactaaatatttctcaaatattttttttataacaattcataaaataattttcttgatttttaaaattttttagaaaattttactcactttaacttagcctctcaagcttCATCAGTATGCGTGCCTTGACCTTGAAATGCATACTCGAATAATTCTCCAGCCTCGGGCATGCTCCTTAAGGtccaaatttctttttagaatttttctaaaattttcaaagactTTTTCctattattctttctttttctccattttcttctatttttttcttttctttttcttttttcttctttttttcctttttattttatttttcttcttctcctcctcctcctccttcttctctttctcccttgcTTTCATTCACTCCGCCCACACTGGCCATTACTTCCCTCGCTGCCTGCTGGATCACAGCTGCTGGGTGTTGGCTGCTTACGGCCATTGCCGCCGCCTTCAGCCACCACTGTTGGCCCCCGTTTGATCTCCCACTCTCCCTCTTCTCACACTTCTCTCCTTGagctcccattttcttctccaatttctcccaaaCCTCTACCAATTTATTGGCAACCCAATGTTCTTGTGCTCCACGaaaatgcacacacacacacacacacacacatatatatatattacatatcaCATTTATTATCCAATCTTATCCCAAATCTCCTACCTTACCTACTCCATATCTCTTACatattttttccttaaatcaTGCTGCCAAAATCTCTCCAACTTGTAGCAAATCTCGGCCATCTTCTTCTCTGCAACTTCAATTTTGCCTTCAGCTGCCACacgcttatatatatatatatatctatatattactctataataataaaaaaatcacacatttaaatctcaaattttatcCCTATATCACTTGAgaaattctctaattgcaattacaccctcaaacatcaaattaatttatattatgacattgaaaatccaaaattaataactcaaggcTTACATGATAAGGACGATTTTGTCCCTGAGCCCTCATGGGACCCTTATTTTATCCCAAAACTACTTTAGTGTTATGCTTACACAAAATTGGAGTCttcttagggttccgttgacttctcgagAGCTTCTtatgatgattcaatttttcagcctgaatcgaagctataccgaaaattgtttcgattccgatttcttttaataccataaatcttatcacGGGATACTtgtcaataccatatcatttttcttagatatctacATTCTAAGGCATTCTCTGTAACTGATTCGGTACTaataactataagaaattatatttaagtctcaaattttttaataatttcacttatgactcaaattaaaattactattGAGTTCTTTAGAGAATCTAGGATAttacataagaaaaaaatagaaaaataaaatgaatagagaaaaaatggatttttttttaaaagttagaggatttaattttattaatttttctaaaatttggtCAGAAACAATATCAGGACACCTGTTTTGAGATAGGGCATGAGTTTCGAGAAAGTTTAAACAATTAAATCATGGTAAGTGGTTTATCCCAAAAATTTACACATAAAATGATTTACCTAAATTGAGAGTAAATTTCACAAGAGTTGccaaaatatattcaatttatgtgcatcttgTCATATCTGTACATGTTATATTGTCTTGGTAATTGTGATAATTCATTTAGCATGAAATTATTGGAATATTGATAATTGTGTCAACCATGTTATCCATGGTGGGATGGGATATTGCCCTAGTAGCGTGACTTACATTTCCCTAACTGAGTTTTGCTAGAATGACTATAGAAGTATCTCATGCCACGTGTGATTTTCGAGATGACTATCAAGGGTTCCATGGCGGGGCTAGAATGCTAACAAAAAGCTACCTTAGGGTGTCAATTGATTCATGTCCATGTGTCatacatttataaaaattatttttaaaaccctTATTTAgaagatttattttctaatttggactttgtcccttgacatattcaacgttctaggtgaaacAAGTagtgaaaaaggaaaagagattgCTAAGATGTGATTGTACTAGTAGTCATGTAATGGTTCTAAACTCATGCTAGGACAAGTTATGagaattttgatgataaatggcaTATTATAgctatttttatgttattttgtctGTTGAATACTgtaatttttatgattattaaAAACAACATTGTACGATTTGATTTCATTTGCAATATCAATATCAGATCAGGTTTTGATTCTGCTTCTGCAAGTATTTAATTTACCATTCCTTAGCTTATCATTTGAAATACTAAACATACATGTATAGGGATTTTTAAATACGGTATTTTAAGAATTTCGAGATGGTATGGTGAAAAAACAAATCCCAAAACAATGACACCTCTTAAAAGGGTGGGTTGTTGCAGATGTCACAACAATAATCAATTAGTCCTATACCAATCATCCATTCAATCAATGAATAGCTTATACTATTTACAATATAACAAATGGTTAATACCACCCTATAATTAATGTGATATCTAAAGATTATGCAATCAACATTGTACAAATAGAAAGTTCTTCCAACGATTTCAATTTGTCTAcgtgaaaaatattaatatataataatgtttaacatattattataataaaaataagggTTAATCATGGAAATAAtccaattatttttgtaaatttgtaattttatccaatctttttaattttaacaattaggttcaaattgattcaattgaatgcaattttattcaatatataaaatcgatTTAGAGATAACATATCCATGTTTACTTGATATGTGAGTgttatgtaataataatatttatagacCCATATGTACAACTTACATACACAACTTGATACTCATCGAATAACTAAATGTTAATGTACGATTTGATGAAATTCAACAAAGCCTGTAGACTAATCTACTAGGTTAGTTGACAGcttcttcttttccctttaaTGTCATTGCATCCACTAGTTAAATACAAAGAGTGGAGAATAGAGAAGAAacaaacataattatataaattaagtagGGCATACTACAGGTACACAAGTATAGAGGAAGTGCAACATGTATACAtcaacatgataaaatatttcatttaatcAAAGGATCTGACCATCTAACAAGTGTCTCACTTACCCCCAGGGCATAGGTTGAGCAATCGGGCAAGCGATATGTCGGTGTCAGTCTGATGGATCGTGAGGTCGATTCTTGCCCTACGCAATGAGACAACCTCACACCTACGATTTACCTCGCTTGGCGTAATTAGGGGCACGAGCACCAGGGGCCGTATAAGGGTGATCATCCCAAGTGTCTCACTTGAAAAAGACAATAAAACTTCCAATCTTTATCCTCAAACAAGAATTCACTATGTCCCATACCAGGAGCTTTGTATAGAAATACAGTATTGCAATTTCCAATCAAGACTAACACCCTAGATCACTATTTCAAATGTCCATGGACTAATTTCAAAGCATTATTTATGCAACAACATGTATTCATGGTAAAACAATTCCATGTACATGTAATGCACCATACCAATGATGCTCAAACATTTCTTTATCACGGTGATCACACGAATCACACataacataaacattaattCTAATGAATTAGGTTTCACCCTCTTGTCTATTTTGCTATGCAAATCTCATTCATTGTTAAAATATCCTACAGTCCCGAAACTAAAAGACAATAATATCTCGACTCAATATGATTCAATTAGACTACCATGGTCCCACATTTCATAAATTTCACAtcaataattcaattaattaaattctcacAATTTCCCacatttttaacaatttatgcCTAGGACCACTagtttcaaaaaattgcactaACACCCTAATCTTTCAAGAATTCACAATTAAATCAACCACTTTCACCAATGACCCTAGGATAACTTGTGTTTTTGTTAACCACAAGAATATAACTTATTATAGCCAAGCCCACAATTTTCCAAGAATTGCAGTTTACCTCAATAATAcaccatttttctttaaacctCAATTTTTAACCTATTTTTGCTCAAATCAACACATTCAAGATCTCCCCTACATACTAGGGGTTCTAGGGAGATGGGTCATGACATCAAATCAATGAAACTACAGAGTGAACTTACCAAAATCAGCCTTGACGATGGTAGTATGcttgtcaaaaatattattcctTTTTACCTCAATTTTCACCaacaattcttattttttcaatacATGCAAAGTCAATACCAAGGTCTTAGAGGTGTAAAGAAGAAGATTATAACTTCAAATCAGAGTAAATATACTAGCTAACTGCCATGCACCTATTGCCTTCTTTATCAGTAACCCATGCTTGCTTCAATAGCTTTTCCAACATCATTTCCTCTTCTCCATCAGCTTCTTTTGACaacttccttcttcttcttatttattttctatattcttTCATCTCAATAGAATGATCAAGAATGtcaaattatgtatatataaaacaCACTTACATAAAACGTTGGGAGAATTACACATTTACCTTTCCTAAATATCATATAAAGCCCTTTTGGTTCTTCATATATCACCCCATCTGTAATGACCCATTTATTATGTGTTATGCCtataaaaatagtaataataaataatcccAAAAGAAGAAAGGGTATGTGGCAGCCCATCAAGTTTCCACCTGGCCGCTTCATTTAGCCAGGAGGCGACCTCCAGGCAGCATGGAAGCGGCTATAGTGGTCATTTCCCTTCCCTCCCCCACGTTGCCACACAGCAACGTGGgccaaggaaaagagaagagggCGTTTCCCTCCCATGCTTCCACGCTGTCGCGTGGTAGCATGGCTAAGCCCCCCACCCCCCAAGAGACCTCTCTCCGGGGTACTTCACACCCTTGAGGGAGGTCATTCAGGGGTGCCTAATGCACGCTTCTGTGCGCACCTAGGTACGTTTGTGTGTGCGCTTAGATATGCACCCTCACATCGATAACCCCGCAAGACTCAGTCAAAATCGCCTCCGAGATGTCCGCCAAGAAAATAGGGTCAttcgacacatggatgcccctatCATTACAATAAATAAGGGGTCTTTTCCTCCCATTCAGTAGGTAACCTCTCACTCTCGTACTTACTTTTAGCCTTCAAGCATTTCACTTCTACGAGggactgacttaagcattggaagGCCCGCGCGGGGATTCTCACTCGAGCCCCTAACTGATTTTCTTTCTAGCAGATCATCCATAGCTCTCAACCTAGCCAagggactcatccatcgctatTATGACCCCCAAGAGACTCGTCCATCACTACTGTGACCcccgggagactcatccatcgctgttaCTACCCCTAGGGGACTCATCCATCACTGTCACTCCATCTCATGAAACTCGCCCATCTCTCCCGATAATCACTCATCATTTAGACAATCCGCACGTCACCCATTGCCCGAAGAAGTCATCTATCCCCCGagtgagtcatccatcgctcggatACACTACTCGGTAGTCATCCATTACTTGGATCAGCCATATGAGGGTCATTCATCGACAGTTTCcccttttacaaatttattgttgtaaccaTGTAACAACAATTGACGTTGTCTGTGGGAAACTAACAAAAAGCTAAGAAACCCTCATTCACCATGGCACAAACTCAAAGCAGTCGACAGACTCTCTCTCGTGGGGCACAATCACCTCAACAAGAGACCCTCCCTCATGTGGAAGATCAACATCAAACTTCTTGTGAGGGTCAGCCACCCCTCACCTATCAGTCCGCTCGTGAGGGCTAGCTCCCCCTCATCCATCAGTCCCCACGTGAGGCTCATCCACCCCTCACTCAGCAGTCGCCCTTCCTAGGGCATTCACATCCATTGGACATTTAGTTCCAAGCTTCACCATTTATCAATTCACATGCCCTTCCGGGGCCTTATTTTCCTCATCACATTGGCTCAAGTGTACCAACCCCACCCATGGTTCCTCTAGCTGAGTACGAAGTGTTGCGAGAGCAGCACATTTAAGGGATGCAAGCCCTTCGTGAAATGGCTAGGATATTGCAAGGTTTGGTTTCTCGAGCCTCGATGCCAGCTACCTTGAGAAAGTTTATACCAGAAATAGTTCCGTCCAATGGGGCACATCAAGAGGTTCTAGGAAATGGCTCTTATCAAGAGGCTACTCCGACTTTCATGCACAATCTGCCCCTTCTCGAAACAACCAACCAAGGTCTCCTACTCGAAGGACTCTTACCCAAACCTCCCCATGCCAAGAAAATCAAGGAAGGGTCGAGCATCAAAAGGCAAGTGGGTGAAGCCCTCATAGGGGGAGATACACCAAGACAGTAGCCAGCACCCCCATAGAGAAAGGATAAAACTCTTTTGAACTAGCATCAAGGCGGAATGATGAGCTCAATGACAACCCTACGATCTTTAGTGCCTGGGAGATAATGGatatgaagaaaatgattgaaCAGGTGTTGCAGCAAAATAAGTTATTACTAGTTTCAGAAGAGCAATCACGAGGGAGGCTGCCATTTGTGGTAGAAGTAATGGAAAAACCCTTACCTAGAAAATTTAGGATGCCCCAAATAACCACTTACTCTGGCAAGGATGATCGTTACGATCACATGCAGAATTACGAGTCTTTGATGATGCTCCATGGACGAGATGACGCGATAATATGTAGGGCCTTCCCGTTAACCCTAGTTGAACATGCTCGGGCTTGGTTTAATGGTTTACCCGAAGCATCAATTTCCTTGTTTGGGCAACTAAAGGCGAAATTTATCAAAGCATTCATTATTAATAGCCAAAGGAAGAAAGACGCGACATACCTCCTTAGCATTCGACAGGGGAGCAAAGAGACCCTACACCATTATGTGGACAGATTTCGGAATGCTACACTTGAGATTCACAACCTACCGATTGAGATGGTAGTGTCCGCCATGTTCCAAGGGGCGCAGCTGACTTCTTTCCAAGAATCCCTCTCTCTAGACTATCCAAAATCCTTGGCAGATTTGTTCGTCAGGgccaataaatatatacaccatACAGAAGTAATGAGGACTGTAGTAATGGATGAAGACAGGGAGCGAAAAAGAAAGGAACGAGATATTGAAGAAGACCTTGATCGGCGAGAAGAGAGGGCTCGAAGAGTGGATGATGTCAGACCCCAGTTCAATCACTAAACCCGGCTTACCCAACCTCAGTCTGCCATATTGGCAGCCATAGAAGGATTAGGCCTAAGCAAACTTCCAAAAAAGGTGGATTGACCTATAGGGAAGAATCAGGATGAGTATTGTCGATACCATAGGACTCATGGTCATTCCACTGATCAATGTCgggaattgaaaaatcaaattgagatgcttATCCGGGAAGAACACTTACAAAGATATGAACAAGAAGAATAGGGAAATAACAAGGAGCcacaaagaagggaagagaTGTCTGAAACACAGGAAATACATAATCcaagacaacaagagagagaaagcaactACAGACAGAATCCCCCTTTGGATAATAAACCAATACATCAGGTTATACGCGTAATTTTGGGTGGCGAAACCTTAGCTGGTGACAGCTCCTTTTCCCGAAAGGCCTATGCCCATTTGGCCTACGAGGTCAATTCGGTAATGGAGgttagagaaaatgaagagccTATTATGTTCACACCAATCGACATAGGAGATGTACTCATTCCACATGATGATCCGATGGTAATCTCAGTTGTCATTGCAAAGCACCCAATTGAGAGAATTTTGGTAGACAATGGCAGCTCAGTCATCTcatttattggaattgcttcGAGCAAATGCACATTTCCTAAGATCACCTGAAAAAGGTCTCTTCCCCTTTATATAGTTTTACCAGGGAGACTATCCCGATGGCTAGTTCAATTCAATTGCCAGTCACATTGGGCTCTAATCCTCAAAGCATAACACGCTAGGCTTGCTTTATAGTGGTTAAAGCCTCATCAACTGCATACAATATAATTTTTGGTCGTCCCTTGCTCAACGACATGAGAGTTGTAGTTTCTTCCTGCTATCTATTGATGAAATTTCCTACACCCTGAGGAGTGTGACAAGTCCGGGAGGATCAACGGAAGGCCCGCACGTGCTATGTTGCATCTACAAAAGGGAAACAGAGTGAAAAGACTTTATTGATTGCCAAGAAAACTATGCAAGATTGAGTTgtattatttcctttatttgAATTACTTGCATCGTAATAATATGAGTTCAAAATGGTATTGTGGATGTAGGCACATTTGGCTAAACCACATCAAAATTCTTGTACTCACTTTtgcaaataaattatcattatgGCGTCCACTATTATCCACCAGATTCCATCAAGGGTTTTTTGTCGAACGAAAGACCCATTGCCCTGCGCGTAGCCCGGAAGGAAATGAAAGCTAAAAGCTCGTTGCCCTGCGCATAGCCCGACAATGAAGTGAAAGCTAAAAGCTTGTTGCCCTACTCATAACCCGGCAACTAGGGAGAtaacaagcccattgtccctCGCGTAGTCCAACAATAGGGGGAAAATAAGACATTGTCCCGCACATAACCTGACAATggggtgaaaataaaattattgtctCGCACAAATCCCGACAAAAAAGAGCCATAATATCTGTTACCCCACGAGCAACCTACACCGCTTCGCTTGGTGACCTGAGTGCCATTGCCCTACAactagcccggcaacgaggtaaacacAGAAAGACCCGTTGTCTTGCTAACAGCCCAGCCACAAGGTGAAAACAAGTCTGTTGCCCTGCTCATACGTTGGCAACAAGGAAAAACCAAAACTAATCGTGGATGTAGGCGTTATGCTGAActgcgaaaacaaaatatgtatATTCTTTATAATCGTAGATGTAGGCCTTAtgccgaaccgcaaaaataGAATATTTCTGCTATTTAATTGTGGACTTAGGCGTCATGTCGAatcataagaataaaatattgcaAATGTAAACACTACGCTCACAATACCAGCGAGCATGTACACGTGAAACTAGGGAGCCGCAACATTGTAACAAAAAGGCCTATTGCCCTGCTCACAACCTAGTAATAAGGAGGCAAGAACATCCTATTGCCTCGCAAGCAGCCTTACAAAGAGAATGCATGAGACCGTTGTCCTATGATACATTGAGGGAGCATAATATTAGTGGCCCCGCAAGTGACTTACGCTCTTTGCCTGGTGTTTGAATGGTGCAATAGTCGTTGTCCTAGAAGAAGAGTATCATATTCATCATTTTGAAAGTAATTCGATAAACCAAAAAATGGAACGCCAATCATCATGAACACCCTTGATTCGAAAAAAAATCCCCAAGATGCCAATTTATCTCTCGACAAAATGTAGATAAATATATGTGCCAAATAACATCATGATCACTCTTGACTTGATTTGAAGATCTTTCCGAGCCCCCGTCACCTTAGGAGCTGGGAGCGTATGAAGACATCGTGTCTATACTcctagaagatgaagaactaAATGCATAGACCATTGCTGCAAGGGTAGGAGCTTCAGCACATCATGCCAAGACTCTGCCACATCCTCTTGAAACCATTGGCGCTTATGAGAAGTCGAAATATAAAAATGCCAGAGCTACAAATAACGCTAAAGACTCGTTGAAACAATGGCTAAATGAGCAGCTCAAGTCTCTTTTTATAATGGCACATAGGGGGAAAAATGCCAAAGACAACTACAAAAGACGTGAAGACAGAGAAGATGGATATAGaaaaattttctcaaaacaagaaTGATCTCTTGAAAATAGAGTGGCAGCACAAGTAAAATACTTTTTCTCCCGGCATACCCCacagaaagagtagggagcaattgttatgcCTGTAAAagtagtaaaaataaataatcccAAAAGAAGAaaggccacgtggcagcccTTTAGGTTACCACTTAACTGCTTCATGTAACTAGGAGGCGGCCTCCAGGACGCATGGAAGCGACCACTATGGCCGCTTCCCTTCCCTCCCCCACATTGCCACGTGGTAACGTGGgctaaggaaaaaagaagggGTGTTTCCCCCCACGCTGCCATGTCGTGGCTAAGCCCCCCACCCCCGATAGACTTCTCTTGGGGGTACTTCACACCCTCGAGGGAGGTCTCTCAGCGCCTCTACGTGCGCACCCGCGTACGCTTGCGTGTGCGCTTAGCTATGCACCCTCGCGCCGATAACCCCACAAGAGTCGGTCAAAACCACCTCCAAGATGCCCGCCAAGAAAATTGGGTCAttcgacacatggatgcccctctcAATGCTATAAATAAGGGGTATTTTCTTCTCGTTCAGTAGGCAACCTCTCACTCTCGTACTTACTTTTTGCCTTCAAGCATTTCACTTCTACGAGGGattgacttaagtatcggagggtCCGCGCAGGGATTCTCACCCGCGCCCCTAACTGATTTTCTTTCCAGTAGGTCATCCATAGCTCTCAACCTAGccaagtgtaacgccccgctcctaCTTAcaggtgttactcgtgaacaattacccgaattgcccacctgcccggccttaggtgaagggtggaccatatttcaagacgaaacgccctagatgggaactaggctcgtccttcccttccctcaaccccaggattcactaacagaattgggcttcaaccacactgCATTtgattgaaaagaaaactcatgaagatgcccaaccaccattttcttatttactatttaatttctttccatccaagaatttttaccggactccataaatcaccattaaaatcaatccattgattgattactaattttggagaaaaaactcatcattttcaattttccaaaatttcggcatttctCCCCAAATGCCCGAAAAacccctttattttgaaaattcctccggggcccaaaattaatttggaaATGCCCCCCttaattcccaaaattccaaattttaaaaaaaaattggctgaCAGGGCCCTCTGGCATGCCCGGGGCCCGAGCGGGGCCCCGCTGGCCTTCCGCGCAGCCACTGCCGCCCGACCGCGCGCGGCCACTACTGCCTGTGCGTGCGGCCCTACCCGCGCGCGCCCGGCCACCCATGCTGCCCTGCCTGCGCACGCGGGGCTGCTGCCTGCTACTtctaacttcttctttttttcttgggcttttaaatcccaaatttttcagaatattaCACACCTCTAAATGCCTTTAAAATATCCACTTCTCACATTCTAAaccctctttttcttcctaattAAGGCTTAAGCAGCACCCTTGATCCTTCCACAACAACTTATACCAAAAGTGAGAtttaacctaggcttcaacatgccataaacctcaatctcatttcaatttaaaatcaacacttcaaaagaaaatacactCATAACTTTGGCTTTAAAAAGccattatcaatcaaataagttTACATTTCTTAAATCAACACCACAacctaggcttccataagccataaatttacaacaagcAAACAAATATACACCAAGAGCTTCccaccacaagcttgcaactttcccttttctctttgatataaaacaacctacaaggggagggtaaaacctcatgagccacaaagctcagtaagggtgcatatgcaaagtaaatacaagcataacaagtttatttaatggcaaatgcatgcaagcatggttaggttattccatcctcacaacccaacatggtttgaggcatcaacccaccatttctttcccaccccatggccataggtctcatgaacaaataaagcatgcaaagagatacataaaagtttatgcaacctacttacaatgcaatgcaaggcctcctccacatgaggtcatcccttacctcattcttgaacttataaatcttcatttcaagag from Diospyros lotus cultivar Yz01 chromosome 6, ASM1463336v1, whole genome shotgun sequence encodes:
- the LOC127804466 gene encoding uncharacterized protein LOC127804466; its protein translation is MDMKKMIEQVLQQNKLLLVSEEQSRGRLPFVVEVMEKPLPRKFRMPQITTYSGKDDRYDHMQNYESLMMLHGRDDAIICRAFPLTLVEHARAWFNGLPEASISLFGQLKAKFIKAFIINSQRKKDATYLLSIRQGSKETLHHYVDRFRNATLEIHNLPIEMVVSAMFQGAQLTSFQESLSLDYPKSLADLFVRANKYIHHTEVMRTVVMDEDRERKRKERDIEEDLDRREERARRVDDVRPQFNH